AAATATCTTAGTTTAATACATGTATTGAATAATAATTGTGTAAAGCACTGAACAAGGAACCAAAATGTGCTTTAACACACTTTGTTAAAGTTTTGTTAACATCTTTGTTAACATTTAACAATGATgcggaaaaaaaatcccaaacttGAAGGAATCTGTAATGTAAGTGAGATGGAGATATTAATAACTTAATGAGAAGGTAGAGTTCGGTTAACACAGAAAGGAGGAAGATATTACAGGAGTTTGAGGAGAGATACTTGGTTTGGGGTAATTTCAAGGAAAGCtgcagagagagggaaaaaaacttttttccccTACTCATTTGGATTTGGTAGCAGGCaaagatgaacaaagaaagtagGAAGAAGAGTAAAAAATACTTCTtccattttataaacatttatatagtCCATGTTAGCTATAGCATGGTTACAGGTGTGAAGTCTGGGAAAAGAAGGCTAAAATGTTGACAGATCCCTACTGTGGAGCCACCTTCAGAGATCTAACAGTTTTTGAGTTAGAAGTATCAACCGGTGTATCAAAGCAAGGAGACAATAAAATTGGAAAATCAATTAGGCTACTGCAGTGATAGAAGAGAATTGATAAGGGTCTGAATTAGAGTGATGGTAGTATAAAAAGAAGAGTAAGAGAGTGAAACCCAGGATTTAGTAACTAAAAGAAAGcaaatggctgggtgcggtggctcatgcctgtaatcccagcactttgggaggctgagttagactgcttgaaccctggagttcgagaccagtctcaGCAACAAAGCAGGACCCtgttctctacaaaaatatttgagaccctgtctctttaaaaaaaccataattttaaaaagtagccaggtgcagtggcaggcgcttgtagtcccagctacttgggaggctgaggcaggaggatctcttgagcccaggagttcaaggttgcagtgaaatatgataatgccattgcattccagtcttggtgacagagtgaaattctgtctcaaaaaaataaaactgggccgggcgcagtggctcgtatctgtaatcccagcactttgggaggccaaggcagtcggatcacttgagatcaggaattcgagaccagcctggccaacatggcgaaacctgtctctactaaaaatacaaaaattagcaggcgtggtggcacacacctgtaatcccggctactcaggaggctgaggcatgagaattgcttgaacccgggaggcggagattgtgccactgcactccagtctcaaaaaagaacaacaacaacaaccaaaaaaactaaaataatattaaaaaaagcaaatggaTCAAGGAGGGGGATGGAAGAATTAATGGTGACGGAGAAAGGACTTAAAGATAATCCCAAATCTGGTTTAAGATGAGGCTTCCCAACGTGGGCACTATTGACAGTTTGGACAGGATTATTTCTTTGTTGTGGCTGCAGTCCTGTGTATTGTAGGATGCTTAGCAACATCCCAATCTTCTACCTACAGAATGCTGGTAGCACCCCAACCCTAGTCATGACAATCAAAAAtatttccagacattgccaaatatcccctaagacaggggtccccaactcccagGCTGCAGACCAGTACTAGTCTGTGGCCTACTATGAACCAACAGCAGGCAAgccagcattactgcctgagctctgcctcctgtcacatcagcTGTGACATTAGATTCTTATAGAAGCAGGGAATCTTATTATGAACTGTGCACATGGGGAATCTATAGGTTGcatgcttcttatgagaatctaatgactgATGATCTGGGATGGCACAGTTTCATCCAGAAAACATCCCTACCCCCACCACTCCCACCCCAGTCaggtggaaaaattgtcttccatgaaatgggtccctggtgccaaaaaggttggggaccactgccctAAGTGGTAAAGGTCCCCCCTGGGTGGGGAGCATTAGTCTAGGTGAGTGgttatgaggcaggagaatagggtctggaggcagggaacctaagacCGATTCACCCTGACTTCCTACAACTAAGTTGATAGGAAAATTCCAACTTTCCACGCTTAAGTAACAAAAagaccagaggctactccctttgcaaacccCTTTTCTGTGGAGCAGATGGAAAATTTAAAGTTGGTTGCAAAATTGGTTGCTTTCTGCAACCAGACATTTGCATGGGAGTGTAACtctgtaacttcacttcagcctctaaCCAACTGatttctgcaaccaatcagactgattgtgGGCCACTGCTTTATTTACATGGGGTGAACACCAAGTAGACAACTGGAAACCTCTAGGGGGTGTTCACACCCCAGAAGATTCCTTCTCCAGAGCCCTTGAGCCACTGCTTGGGCCCACTGTGGAGTGTACtatcattttcaataaatctatgCTTTCGTTGCTTCActctttccttgctttgctgtgcattttgtccaattctttattcaaaatatcaagaacctggacaacttgcaGTCAAGACCCTCTACCAGCAACAGCTATGCCATTAATTAGGGCCTACCAGAAGAGGCGCCCAGAATGGCTCCTTGTCTATAATCTCAAACTTGAAGGGGCTGAACATTTTCCTGCAAGGTGTGGTAAATCTATGGAGGTGAGCAGATGTGACCTCTTCCTAAATGTTCATTTCAGCTGTAGATATATCATTCATATCTTTCTCTAGGAGTTATATTTTCCCCAAATATGGCTATACAGTCCTCAAATGTCAAGCCATTACATCAATAAGGAACAGTAGTTTCTTATAGACAACTCAGGGGAAAATCAACTTTAAATGATCATCTACCTATATTACCCCTGTATCTGATGTAGTATCTTTGGTCATCATATTATGCCTATAGTTTAGTTTTGGAAACACAAATATTGTAAATTGTATAGCCTGGTTAGCAgccttttaaatgttttgttgtaCTCTAACATTATGTAATAAGTTGTCCTTTGTGTTTTCCTTGTCCCATTAGTTTTACTTCTGGTTCACAATACTTATGCTCCTCAGTGACTTAGAGTTGTTAACAGACCAGTGATTCTATCTTCTCGATAGCTTtgcatattttttatgtttataatcTTTTGATACTagtagtgttttaaaatttcaaatgttaaTTATTGTTTACtcatacaacattttaaaaaatttaggttCAGGAAATTACTTAGTCAAAAATATCTATTATACATAGTAACAGGAATTTTATAGTTATACATCACTTTATTCTATAATATGAAAGATTTGGACATTATTACCTAAGTTTCCATTCTTTTgtcatatttagaaaaataatattttaaatctacTGATTTCATCAGGGCAGGAGGAATGAGGGGGCCTCAAAAATCTGCAAGCTGCCCAGGCCACTTGAGGCTATTTTAATGGCCTAACATTAAGAGTAGTAGGGAGGATATGCAAAAGATTTACTATAAAGAAACATTTCTTACTGCAAACTTCTATTTAAATTTGACATCAGCCTCATCACCTTTTGTGAATTTTACAGGAAATACAAAAACcatgtttttttatatatataactcaATACCATTCAAGCTTGAGATCAGGTGATAGTTGAACTTTCCACGGCAAAATTAAGTGCACCAACTGCCTAGATATAGCAAAGATGTTAGTACCACAAATTTacaattatttctctctttaatcAGAGTGGTCTATTGATTTTACACACTATGtcgtttttctgagacagtctcactgtcgcccaggctggagtccagtggtgcgctCTAGGCTCACTACAGCCcccactgcctgggttcaagcaattcttccacctcatccttcaagtagatgggattatagatgtgtgccaccacacttggctaatttttgtatttttagcagagacagggttttgccatattggccaggatggtctcaaactcctggcctcaagtgatcctggcctcaagtgatccgcccacctcagcctcccaaaatgctcagATTACTGGCAtacgccaccgtgcccagcctcacacACTATGTCGTAAGCTCCaagtttttattcatctttgcaaACCCAATGAGGTTTGCCTGTAATAAGCCTTCAGTGAACACTTCTTGAATTAAAGATCTTTATTTCATTCTAAAAAGTCTTCAGGGTCCCCATATTCGAAACATATGTCCACTCCCATCCCTTCACTGAGATTTATTAAAAGGTGAAGAGAAGTGTGCATTCTATAAAACTGACTAGATTAAACATAATggtttgatttccttttctgaagATAACACTGCTCTACAAAATTTTTCAGTTGCGTATCAATAAGACAAAAGCACCTTTGTAACAAAATTcgaatgtttaatttttttcaaaacttaaccatactaatgaaaataaattatatgtagaCCACCTTCAATATTTTTACATCATCTTTATACAACTATAACAGtgcttttaaaagacattttgtgAAGGACattaatttcacatttaaaacGTGTTTCAAAAATAAGGGAACATTAAAGAACATCAAATTAGTCTGAAATATATCTCACAATGCTGAGAGGCATACTCTTCTTTATCAAATTAACTGTATGTGTATTCAAGATGGCTTTTAACTAATGACCTTTCTTGTCCATTTCAGTAATTTCTTGGATCCAAAACAAAAtctgtgtatttatttctttgaaaacatcaTTTGTCGACCGTCCTTTCACTGCCATGGAATGATTTGCCTTCTCAATCCAGTGGATTTTATGGGGAGCTTGCATTTTCTGTGCCACTTTCTCCAACaagttctaaagaaaaaaagaagaggataCTAGACTAATGTTCTGTTGATATTTAATAAAAGGTCCTCTCTCCCCACCTATACTGATATTCATTTCCAAGTATTCACTAAATGCTTTCTCACAGACAACTTTCTAGGCAATAGAATGTGTGAAGAAATGTCCTAAATGTGGCAGTCCACTTCCCTCAGCTGTAGCAATATCAGATCAAGCACTCATGCATCtactaataaaatgttaaataaattggaataaaaaaaattttccccAAAAAAAGCTTTTTCCCAAGCAAATTATATGCTCTGGGGAATACAACGTTGTTTCATAATATTGGGCTAATATTTAGTAATGTGTAGATATTGCCAACCCTTTCTCAAGAATCAATTTTATAACAAACAATCTGCCTGAATattgaaatgatttaaaaaatctacagTGTAGTAATCCCCAAATCAGACGATTCAGATATTAAGCCTTCATTTTCCAAATAAGGGTCATATTTACCAACTCTATTTCCAGGGAGACAAATTTTGTCAGTATACTTATATTTTTAGATTCTCAAAAGCAATGGAGTAACCAGGACACAAAACTAGCATTAGTCAAATTGGCAACTTTTAAAAGAGACTGTTGCCAGAAGTATCTTGCTCCCAAGatatttctttcattctctttcattCACACAAACATTGAGTTATAATTCACCTTTTCACACATTTCATCTGCTGAGCCTGACACAAACAGTACAGGCTCTTTTAAACGAAAGAGGTCTTCATCTCTGAGTTTATGCTGCTGCTTTGGATGGTGCAGTGGGTAAGAAATACAAATGAGACCCCGAACaaaatcatcaccatcatctggCTCAATGTGACACATTACAGAAGCAGCTGCTCTTGAGCCCATTGAACGAcctaaaatcaattaaaattaagTTCAGTTTGAAATATAAACTTTCACATAAAGTAGCAGTGATGGTGTGGCAAATTGAATCTTTTACTGTTCATCATATCTGTTTACCAACAAATTAACTCCAAACGGCAGCAATTAACAAGTTGCAATaccaggccaggtacagtggctcacacctgtaatcgcagcactttgggagacctaggtaggcagactgcctgaggtcaagagtttgagaccagcttgaccaacatggcaaaactcttatctctactaaaaacacaaaaattagctgggcatggtggtgcacacctatagtcccagctacttgggaggctgaggcaggagaatcacttgaatcccggaGGTGGAGGCTCCAGTGAGGAGGtaaaggctccgtctcaaaaaaaaaaaaaaaaaaagaaaaaagaaaaagctaaaaattgaTCTTAAgtcaaatgctaaaaaaaaaaaaaaaaggcaattatttTTCTGAACACTTAAAAGGACAAGGACAATCACTGTAAAGGAATCATATGCAAGAGGACGATTCAGGGATATGAATAAAAGGAGAGAAGCTCAGcttataatacatatacatgagGTTCAAGTTTGCTCTAAGTATATAAAGTACTTTAATATTAAAAAGGTGacttaccaaaacaaaaaaaaatcattaaattagcTTCCTATGATCAACTAATTTTAACTCTCCATTACCTATTCCTATATTAAAACAGGTACTTAACAAGTATTCACAAGTATTGCACTTACCTCCAAGAAAAACACCTGCAAGTTTGTATTCTCCTGATGTCTTTAGGtaattctagaaaaataaaaaaatcatcagttcttcatctataaaatattccACTGGAAAGACAAGATATATTGTTTCTCATCATTACTGAAATGTATGAAAATCTATGCAAAGATAACCAGAAAATCTTAAGGGATTCTTCTTAAAAGAGGTAAGCAGTCCTTCCTCTTCTGGTCATGCCTTCACTATTAAACCACATGTTAGGTAATACAGGCAAATACGTAAGAAAAAGTCAACCTACCCTTACTAAAATATTTAAGCACTAAACTATTTTtagagaataaattattttttaaaaaggccagcAAAGGCTTGCAACTAATACCAAATTTGATAATGTTAACATCTAAAGTTCTAAAAAACTTAGTAAGTTTGAAAGCATTTAGATCAGGGGTGTTCAATCTTTTGGTTTCTCAGGGCCACAGTGGAAGAACTGtgttgggccacacataaaatacactaactcTCATGATacctgatgagcttaaaaaaaaaaattgtaaaaaaaaatctcataatgttttaagtaAGTTTACAAacttgtgttgggccacattcaaagctgtcctgggtcATATGTGgcccatgggttggacaagcttgatttaGTGAAACTTTAGTGTTATCCAGGATTTTAAGCAAGGTTTCTAAATAACATATACAGAAAACAGTATCATATTTGTACATGCATAGTatggtaaataaaatattctagaatGCCAAAATGATGTGCTAAAGTTACATAATTCCAGTGAGAAAAATCATAAGTAGTTTCCTTGGCAATATCATGGAGGAACATTTATGATGTAAGCATTCATCTCCACGGAAACTGATGACAGAGAAATCTGACCATTAAAAAGCTTTCAGGTACTGCTGAGTTTTCTAAGAATACACTcattcaaagattttttaaattaaaccagATGACtactaataaaatttatattacatttattaaggatttcaaacaGAATTCTGTTATAAGTAAACATAAATTTTCTTACCAAAACTGATTTATATGCCTTAATTCTATGTACAATATTAAGGCCTTTACAGGTAAATCTCAGGCAGAAAAACCCATGGGATGCAAGATGGGATGCCAGTGACATCAAATGAGGAAGATTCATATCTCCTGATGCTCCATGTGTAAGAATTATTCCATATGTTAAGCTCTTGTTAGGTACCAAACAAACAGCATCTAGTAATTTATTTCcaaaaggtatttttaatttaaccTGGAATTCAAGAGAATAAAGGGATCAAAAATTACTTTCTTGCCTATTAAGACAACTGAACAGCTACATACATGTTGGCTCTGTGAGGCTCATAATTCAAGTCATAGCCTCCAAATAAAAAGTAGTGatattaataatagtatttaAGTGCTTACTGTGTTGGGTATTATTACaagtgctttatatgtattaacttATTCCACCTTTCTAACAATCCTATGAGGCAAGcactatcattatccccattttatacatAAGGCACAgcagattaagtaacttgcccaaggttatataGCCGCTAGCTAGGATTTAAACTCAGGGCAGTCTGTTCTAGATTCCTCATTCTTAACCACTTATGCTATACTGCCTCCCACAGTGAAAGTTGAAAATAAGATTACTCTGAAGCCATAtaatcacaaacaaacaaaaaaccaggaacCTTGAAGATGCAGAACATACGAAAATATTACCTCTGTATGACTCATTTTCACTGTTGAATAACAAACTTAAAGTGCATTTACATCTGAGAAGCAAAGGACATCTCCCTGAAAAGAAGATTCTGTTGTGAAAGGTGAGTTGGCAGACATGGATATGACACAAAAACTATGAATGAACACATTCAGTagctaaaataaacatttagaattACTTCCCTAAAATCTGGTGTCTTTACATGTACATTTTTCTATGGGCACTCAGAATTGGTTAGAGGGGCAGGTGCAGGGTTGGTAGATGTTATAGAAGATAAAACAAAGGTGATACTTTGACATGGAAACTATAAGGTAATTCATATCAAAGTAGGATGCTGTATCTTGGCAAAAAATGataatgtaaaaatgtataaatacacatttttgtaaGAATCTTCATTCTAAATGAACTATCCTAATTTTTCAGCATCTTTCCATTAAcccattttcttcattattatagTTCCCAAGCCTACCCATCCACACCTTGTCATGTAACTTCACAGTGCTGCCAGAAGGCAGAGTATATATGTCTTCACCCTGTTTACTTTGGACTTGGCTATGTAACTTGTTTTAAGTAATGGAATGTAGGTAGACATTTCAATGTGTGACTTCTGAGCTTAGGCGTGGCAAACTTCCAGAAGCCCTCTTGAACTTTCACCCTCAGCCACGAGAAAAACATGCTCTAGGTGGTTTTGCATTTTCAGCCTGGGTCTCAAAATGAAGACATATGGAACAGATCTGAACCCAAAACTGAAGTCTGGAGTCCAGACTAGTCTAACCAAGACCTAAACAACAGCTGATCTGAagatccatgagcatgaaatgtaaGCCACTGAAATTTTGGGGTTGTTAGGTAGCATTCCTTCCTATGTTAAGAGCTCTTGTATTGTTTAGGATATTATCAACGTTAGGATCTCCATTACTCACCCATTTTTcccattaacatttatttattcattcattcaataggtAACAGTAACAAGGTTTAAAGTTCAAAAGGTACCAAGAATATGTAGTGAAAAAGTCTCACTCATTCCACTTTTGACTTGCCATCAGATCCCCTCTCCAAAGGTAATCAATATTATCTGCTTCTTACTTATCCTTCCATATAGAACTGTACTTATTTTCACACGAGTGTAAGTTTATTTATAAGATAAATTCCTGGGGAAGGAATCGCTGTGTCAAAGGATTTGTTCATAattttttacagaattttttCATAGAACTTCCTGAGGtgaatacatttcatttttgaaCAGGTATCATGTGCACACGGTAcactaaaaaatgtaaacagaagTCAAAGGATTTGTTCataatttacagaatatttttttccacaGGCCTTCCTGAGGTGAagaatacatttcatttttgaaTAGGTATCGTGTGTACATGGTACGTTTTAAAAGACAATGTAAACAGAGGTTTCCTCACACTCTTTCTCCCGGCCACCAAGTTCTTTTCACTTCCTAGAAACCACCATAACCAACGTATTATGTACCTTTCCCCatctgtgtgtgtgagcgtgtagAATTCTCTTATTTCAGCCTGGAGAGCATTAGTCTGATCTGACTGTAAAAGTTTTGGAAGTTGAGTGAGATAAGGGAGATGAAGGACTTCAAGCTTCAGTGTCCCTAACTTCATACATGTAGCCCCATAATTATGCCTGGGTTTCTCAGTTCAAAGATCCTCTGTTTTACTTTCTCAAGAGAATAAGCCTCCATCCAGTCTTCTAACAAGGGGAAAGGCAGTCACCCAACAGCGTGAAATGGGGAAGGGGATCTGGATATCCAATTGCTTC
The window above is part of the Macaca mulatta isolate MMU2019108-1 chromosome 17, T2T-MMU8v2.0, whole genome shotgun sequence genome. Proteins encoded here:
- the TEX30 gene encoding testis-expressed protein 30 isoform X1 codes for the protein MNLPHLMSLASHLASHGFFCLRFTCKGLNIVHRIKAYKSVLNYLKTSGEYKLAGVFLGGRSMGSRAAASVMCHIEPDDGDDFVRGLICISYPLHHPKQQHKLRDEDLFRLKEPVLFVSGSADEMCEKNLLEKVAQKMQAPHKIHWIEKANHSMAVKGRSTNDVFKEINTQILFWIQEITEMDKKGH
- the TEX30 gene encoding testis-expressed protein 30 produces the protein MSHTEVKLKIPFGNKLLDAVCLVPNKSLTYGIILTHGASGDMNLPHLMSLASHLASHGFFCLRFTCKGLNIVHRIKAYKSVLNYLKTSGEYKLAGVFLGGRSMGSRAAASVMCHIEPDDGDDFVRGLICISYPLHHPKQQHKLRDEDLFRLKEPVLFVSGSADEMCEKNLLEKVAQKMQAPHKIHWIEKANHSMAVKGRSTNDVFKEINTQILFWIQEITEMDKKGH
- the TEX30 gene encoding testis-expressed protein 30 isoform X2 — translated: MSHTEVKLKIPFGNKLLDAVCLVPNKSLTYGIILTHGASGDMNLPHLMSLASHLASHGFFCLRFTCKGLNIVHRIKAYKSVLNYLKTSGEYKLAGVFLGELVGESGTENASSP